The following proteins come from a genomic window of Enterococcus gilvus ATCC BAA-350:
- a CDS encoding DeoR/GlpR family DNA-binding transcription regulator: protein MLKTERQQSILAMCDRYGTITVKFIQEVLAVSDMTIRRDLEELSQKKQLLRIHGGAQRINSLEEDRLSSIETNELSHNEKKKLHTEEKEYIAKHAAAYINKEDDTIFLGSGTTIELMTQYIEPSSLRIVTNSLPVFNLLSEANRFELYLIGGLYREKTGAFVGSIANEAVQKIGIKKAFVGVNGLKGTEVSNFSIEEGTLQKIVLDNATVKCLVSDANKFDRSDFYNFYDLRKIDALFTDATLSAELKSYYQQYTEIIQ, encoded by the coding sequence ATGCTGAAAACGGAGCGTCAACAATCAATCTTGGCTATGTGCGATCGCTATGGGACGATCACCGTGAAGTTTATTCAAGAGGTATTAGCTGTTTCTGATATGACGATTCGACGGGATCTCGAGGAGCTTTCGCAGAAGAAACAACTGCTGCGGATTCACGGTGGGGCACAACGAATCAACAGTCTGGAAGAAGATCGACTTTCTTCTATAGAAACAAATGAACTTTCCCATAACGAAAAGAAAAAGCTGCATACCGAGGAGAAGGAATACATCGCCAAGCATGCGGCCGCGTATATCAACAAAGAGGATGACACGATCTTTCTCGGATCGGGAACCACGATTGAGTTGATGACGCAATATATAGAACCGTCTTCATTGCGGATCGTGACGAATAGTTTGCCGGTTTTTAACCTATTAAGTGAAGCAAACAGGTTTGAATTGTATTTGATCGGCGGACTCTATCGAGAAAAGACAGGGGCCTTTGTTGGATCGATCGCGAATGAGGCTGTCCAGAAAATCGGAATCAAAAAGGCGTTTGTGGGGGTCAATGGACTAAAGGGCACGGAGGTCTCCAATTTCAGTATTGAGGAAGGGACCTTGCAGAAAATAGTTTTAGACAATGCCACCGTTAAATGTTTGGTTTCCGATGCCAACAAATTTGATCGCAGTGATTTTTACAATTTTTATGACCTGCGAAAGATCGATGCACTATTTACGGATGCTACTCTTTCAGCCGAGCTGAAGAGTTATTATCAACAATACACAGAGATCATTCAATAA
- a CDS encoding PTS sugar transporter subunit IIA, which translates to MKKLFFKETTYVSGKATQEEVFEEVYLDLLSKKLVTDDFLGSLLERERNYPTGLDLSPVSDLLPDIAIPHTESDYVRTTRIIPIKLKQAITFHNMISPSDQISVHFLFMILNENGEAQAGMLADIMDFINSVDKKDLCSFFELENTEDIYQFLEKHFTMEVSA; encoded by the coding sequence TTGAAAAAGCTTTTTTTCAAAGAAACGACCTATGTTTCGGGAAAGGCCACACAAGAAGAAGTTTTTGAAGAAGTTTACTTAGATCTATTAAGCAAAAAATTGGTTACTGATGATTTCTTGGGAAGTTTATTAGAACGCGAACGAAATTACCCGACAGGCTTGGACCTATCCCCTGTATCGGATCTGTTGCCAGATATCGCGATTCCCCATACGGAAAGTGACTATGTGCGAACCACGCGAATCATTCCGATCAAATTGAAACAAGCGATTACGTTTCATAATATGATTTCCCCCAGTGATCAAATTTCCGTTCATTTTCTATTTATGATCTTGAATGAAAATGGCGAAGCCCAAGCAGGAATGCTGGCAGACATCATGGATTTCATTAATTCAGTGGATAAAAAGGACCTTTGTTCGTTTTTCGAACTTGAAAACACCGAGGACATTTATCAGTTTTTAGAGAAACACTTTACTATGGAAGTTTCTGCCTAA
- a CDS encoding PTS sugar transporter subunit IIB: protein MIKILAACGAGVNSSHQIKSALETELSNRGYQVTCDAVMIKDINEEMLSNYDIFAQIANTDLGFNVNIPIIDAGAILYRIPAMAEPVYENMESAIQSLNK from the coding sequence ATGATCAAAATTTTAGCAGCATGTGGCGCAGGGGTAAATTCAAGTCATCAAATCAAGAGCGCTTTAGAAACCGAATTGAGCAATCGCGGCTACCAAGTAACTTGTGACGCGGTCATGATCAAAGACATCAATGAAGAAATGCTTTCTAACTACGATATTTTTGCGCAGATCGCCAATACTGACTTAGGATTCAATGTGAACATCCCGATCATCGATGCAGGTGCCATCCTTTATCGTATCCCGGCAATGGCTGAACCTGTTTACGAAAATATGGAAAGCGCTATCCAATCTTTAAACAAATAA
- a CDS encoding PTS galactitol transporter subunit IIC, producing the protein MSTIIDIANQLFTPLINLGAAPLMTIVLTVIALFFKVKPTRALEGGIKLGIALTGIGAIIGILTTAFSDAMTAFVERTGISLNITDVGWAPLATITWGSPYTLYFLLVMVVVNIIMVAMKKTNTLDVDIFDIWHLAIVGLFAIFSGANLFVATVLVIFIGVLKIWNSDLMKPTFNDLLNAPDSNPMTTTHMNYMMNPVIMVFDKIFDKVFPWLDKYDFDAAKLNSKIGFWGSKFAIGIYLGIFVGLLAGQTPTQIFSLAFTAAVCLELFSLIGAWFIAAVEPLSQGITDFANKRLKGRTINIGLDWPFLAGRAEIWAAANVLAPIMLLEAIILPGNKLLPLGGIIAMGVTPALLVVTRGKLIRMIVIGAIELPLFLWSGTLIAPFVTQTAKAVGAFPAGLSDSALISHTTMEGPIEKFLGYLVGNASQGQIEFVIYAALALAAYLLIFIWYARQMKKRNAAYAAEKEQKAAPAAAKGNVAYAAEAK; encoded by the coding sequence ATGAGTACAATTATTGATATCGCCAATCAACTATTTACTCCTCTAATCAACTTAGGGGCGGCACCATTAATGACCATCGTATTGACTGTTATCGCTTTATTCTTCAAAGTAAAACCTACCCGTGCCCTAGAAGGCGGGATCAAATTAGGGATCGCTTTGACCGGTATCGGAGCTATTATTGGTATTTTAACGACGGCCTTCTCAGACGCAATGACCGCTTTTGTTGAACGTACAGGAATTTCATTAAACATCACAGATGTCGGCTGGGCGCCATTAGCAACGATCACTTGGGGCTCACCCTACACCCTTTACTTCTTATTAGTAATGGTCGTGGTCAACATCATCATGGTGGCGATGAAAAAAACCAACACGTTGGATGTCGACATTTTTGATATTTGGCATTTAGCGATCGTCGGATTGTTCGCTATCTTCTCTGGCGCAAACTTGTTCGTTGCGACTGTTTTAGTCATCTTCATCGGTGTGTTGAAAATTTGGAACTCCGACTTGATGAAACCAACCTTCAATGACCTGTTGAATGCACCTGACAGCAACCCGATGACCACGACACACATGAACTACATGATGAATCCAGTCATCATGGTCTTTGATAAAATTTTTGACAAAGTCTTCCCTTGGTTAGACAAGTACGATTTCGATGCTGCCAAATTGAACAGCAAGATCGGCTTCTGGGGATCTAAATTTGCGATCGGGATTTACTTAGGAATCTTCGTTGGTCTGTTAGCCGGACAAACGCCTACACAAATCTTTTCATTGGCCTTTACTGCTGCCGTCTGTTTAGAGTTGTTCTCTTTGATCGGCGCATGGTTTATCGCCGCGGTCGAACCCCTCTCTCAAGGAATCACAGACTTTGCCAACAAACGTCTTAAAGGTCGCACGATCAACATTGGTTTGGACTGGCCTTTCTTAGCCGGCCGCGCAGAAATTTGGGCTGCCGCAAACGTATTAGCACCAATCATGTTATTAGAAGCGATCATTTTACCAGGAAACAAATTATTGCCTTTAGGCGGGATCATCGCAATGGGTGTCACTCCAGCCTTGTTGGTCGTGACCCGCGGAAAATTGATCCGTATGATCGTTATCGGTGCCATCGAATTGCCGCTGTTCTTGTGGTCAGGTACATTGATCGCTCCATTCGTTACTCAAACAGCAAAAGCCGTTGGTGCTTTCCCTGCAGGATTGAGCGACTCTGCCTTGATCTCTCATACAACAATGGAAGGTCCCATAGAAAAATTCTTGGGCTACTTAGTTGGTAACGCTTCGCAAGGACAAATCGAATTTGTCATCTATGCCGCATTGGCGTTGGCTGCTTATCTATTGATCTTTATCTGGTACGCACGCCAAATGAAGAAACGCAATGCCGCTTATGCTGCGGAAAAAGAACAAAAAGCTGCACCAGCCGCTGCAAAAGGCAACGTTGCCTACGCTGCGGAAGCAAAATAG
- a CDS encoding DeoR/GlpR family DNA-binding transcription regulator: protein MLKEDRFQAIMSLLETSGTVRVSDIMEKLSVSDMTVRRDLDELEKQGLLERVHGGAKLKDFYRHVELSHTEKQIMLQEEKQRIVKKANELINDGDTIFLGPGTTIELLSEIITADSLRIVTNCLPVFEELNKHKGNRKTYLLGGEMRETTQCFVGEITNKSLNDMNFHKAFFSCNALNEQKIMTSTFEEGQTQQIALNNSIERFLLIDSSKIGKRDFSVYYSLNDVTAVITDKDEQKHYEKIEKEEKYLV from the coding sequence ATGTTAAAAGAGGATCGATTTCAAGCAATCATGTCATTATTAGAGACGAGCGGAACTGTTCGGGTCAGCGATATTATGGAAAAATTGTCGGTTTCTGATATGACTGTGCGGCGTGATTTAGATGAATTAGAAAAACAGGGGCTATTGGAGCGGGTTCATGGCGGGGCCAAACTGAAGGATTTTTATCGTCATGTAGAGCTTTCTCATACGGAAAAGCAAATCATGCTGCAAGAGGAAAAGCAGCGGATCGTGAAAAAAGCCAATGAGTTGATCAATGATGGGGATACGATTTTTCTTGGGCCGGGCACAACGATCGAGCTGTTATCGGAAATCATTACGGCGGATTCGTTACGGATCGTTACGAATTGTTTGCCGGTGTTTGAAGAGCTGAATAAGCATAAGGGCAACCGAAAAACGTATTTGTTGGGCGGCGAGATGCGGGAAACGACGCAGTGCTTCGTTGGTGAAATTACGAATAAATCATTGAATGATATGAATTTCCATAAGGCATTCTTTAGCTGCAATGCGTTAAATGAACAAAAAATCATGACTTCTACTTTTGAAGAAGGGCAAACGCAGCAGATTGCTCTTAATAATTCGATCGAGCGTTTCTTATTGATTGATAGTTCAAAGATCGGTAAACGGGATTTTTCTGTTTATTATAGTTTGAACGATGTCACAGCGGTGATCACAGATAAAGATGAACAGAAGCATTATGAGAAGATCGAAAAAGAAGAGAAATACCTTGTCTAA
- a CDS encoding class II aldolase/adducin family protein — protein sequence MSDGRMIFEREREDLARIVKLIFARKNTNVAGGNFSFKTTDRNGKEYIIMTPTMMSEAYLGEVSSAQILVVEPHTRKVIDGVGNLTREINLHEAVYDTNPEIKAVLHAHAPNAMFWATSGLDMPNLTEATQKIGYVPVLDFEPNCSPELAELVSNYMKKEELALPNMLLLNSHGVLISAPGETGIEAIHKALQILDTVEWNAEIAYKQTIFQSLGLLDGYYSKGKQVGTLEDLKAHAPIYNRQEIFAGGD from the coding sequence ATGTCAGATGGACGAATGATTTTTGAGAGAGAGCGTGAAGATTTGGCGCGTATCGTCAAATTAATTTTTGCGCGAAAGAATACTAACGTTGCTGGGGGAAACTTTTCATTTAAAACAACAGATCGAAATGGAAAAGAATATATAATTATGACTCCAACAATGATGTCAGAAGCTTACTTAGGAGAAGTTTCATCAGCGCAAATTCTAGTCGTAGAACCGCACACGCGAAAAGTTATTGATGGCGTTGGGAATCTAACGAGGGAAATCAATTTACATGAAGCGGTTTATGACACAAATCCTGAAATCAAAGCGGTACTACACGCTCACGCACCGAACGCAATGTTTTGGGCAACGTCTGGTTTAGATATGCCGAATTTAACAGAAGCTACACAAAAAATCGGATACGTGCCAGTGCTTGACTTCGAACCGAATTGCTCACCGGAGCTTGCCGAATTAGTCTCTAATTATATGAAAAAAGAAGAATTAGCGCTTCCTAACATGTTGTTGCTGAACAGTCATGGGGTATTGATCAGCGCACCAGGAGAAACAGGAATAGAAGCAATTCATAAAGCGCTGCAAATTCTTGATACAGTAGAATGGAACGCTGAGATTGCCTATAAACAAACGATTTTCCAATCCTTAGGCCTACTGGATGGATACTACTCAAAAGGCAAACAAGTTGGCACATTAGAAGACTTGAAGGCTCATGCACCTATCTACAATCGTCAAGAGATATTTGCGGGTGGGGATTAA
- a CDS encoding PTS galactitol transporter subunit IIC, giving the protein MQIFQDIINYILGLGSAIFVPLIILLLGLIAGMRVKKAFMSAITLGIAFTGMSMVIGFMSNAVSPASEALAKNTGLNLPALDLGWTGAASITWSWSYAFVFFAVVLGVNFVMLILNWTKTLNVDMWNVWGKALTAYLVYFISGSLLAGFATAIVQVILELKMGDMFQRHIEDLTGIPLVTVTHLMNISAVLLLPINVVMDKIPFFNKRSDTKALKKKIGVFSENSVMGFIIGLGLGLAAAYGVSGSLNLAIQIATAMALFPMISKMFMQSLSPLADAMSEMMKKRFKDREVYIGLDWPVLAGRSEIWVTAILLVPVFIGYAIILPGNAVLPLAGIINYSIAVGGLLLTGGNLVRMLIMGVISMPIYLYAATYLTPILTGLADKTGAVEGIKKGQQITWSSIEGPEFRILFAEAFKGNILGIVGAVIFIAMFVWLYKYMNKAKVPSQRYEELADKKVKGMKVAG; this is encoded by the coding sequence GTGCAAATATTTCAGGACATTATTAATTATATTTTAGGGTTAGGTTCAGCTATCTTTGTTCCATTAATTATTTTGCTTTTAGGGTTAATTGCTGGAATGAGAGTCAAAAAAGCATTTATGTCCGCGATTACTTTAGGTATCGCTTTTACGGGTATGTCAATGGTCATTGGGTTCATGTCCAATGCGGTAAGTCCCGCATCTGAAGCATTAGCGAAAAATACTGGACTCAATTTACCCGCGTTGGATCTAGGCTGGACGGGCGCGGCCAGCATCACGTGGTCTTGGTCCTATGCGTTTGTTTTCTTCGCAGTTGTACTTGGCGTGAATTTTGTCATGTTGATTTTGAATTGGACCAAGACATTGAATGTCGATATGTGGAATGTTTGGGGAAAAGCCTTGACGGCATACCTGGTTTACTTTATCAGCGGTAGTTTGTTGGCGGGGTTCGCAACAGCGATCGTTCAAGTTATTTTAGAATTAAAAATGGGCGATATGTTCCAACGTCATATCGAAGATTTAACGGGCATTCCTTTGGTAACGGTTACGCACTTGATGAATATTTCCGCAGTATTACTGTTGCCGATCAATGTGGTTATGGACAAGATACCATTCTTCAATAAACGTTCAGATACAAAGGCATTGAAGAAAAAAATCGGTGTTTTCTCAGAGAATTCAGTCATGGGCTTTATCATTGGCTTGGGTCTTGGATTGGCCGCAGCGTATGGGGTATCGGGCTCGTTGAATTTGGCGATTCAAATCGCGACTGCTATGGCATTGTTCCCAATGATCTCGAAAATGTTTATGCAATCTCTTTCTCCATTAGCAGATGCTATGTCTGAAATGATGAAAAAACGTTTCAAAGATCGTGAAGTATACATCGGATTAGACTGGCCGGTTCTTGCAGGTCGTTCTGAAATTTGGGTGACCGCCATTCTTTTAGTTCCTGTCTTTATTGGTTATGCGATTATCTTACCTGGAAACGCTGTATTGCCTTTAGCAGGGATTATCAACTACTCGATCGCCGTAGGAGGCTTACTGTTAACGGGTGGTAATCTTGTCAGAATGCTGATCATGGGTGTTATCTCTATGCCGATCTATCTTTATGCTGCCACTTATTTGACACCAATCCTAACTGGTTTGGCAGATAAAACTGGGGCAGTCGAAGGGATCAAGAAAGGTCAGCAAATTACATGGTCTTCCATTGAAGGGCCAGAGTTTAGAATTCTATTTGCAGAAGCGTTTAAAGGAAACATTTTGGGAATTGTTGGTGCAGTCATTTTTATTGCGATGTTCGTATGGTTGTACAAATACATGAATAAAGCAAAGGTTCCTAGCCAAAGGTACGAGGAATTAGCAGATAAAAAGGTTAAAGGGATGAAAGTCGCCGGATAG
- a CDS encoding PTS sugar transporter subunit IIB, translating to MKRRLIVACGSGVATSQTIASKIAGLLEDDGIDFPVEAVDYKSIQNELPSTGIYVYVAQPDEEVLEKAEELGVKVFPGIPFLTGMGSDQIYEDIKSLVE from the coding sequence ATGAAAAGAAGATTAATTGTTGCATGTGGAAGCGGCGTGGCCACCAGCCAAACGATCGCTAGTAAGATTGCCGGATTATTGGAGGATGATGGGATTGATTTCCCGGTAGAAGCAGTGGACTACAAATCGATTCAAAATGAGCTGCCCTCTACAGGAATCTATGTTTATGTGGCTCAACCTGATGAGGAAGTGCTGGAGAAGGCAGAAGAACTGGGTGTGAAGGTCTTCCCAGGAATTCCATTTTTAACAGGAATGGGTTCCGATCAGATTTATGAAGATATTAAATCATTAGTTGAATAG
- a CDS encoding PTS sugar transporter subunit IIA, with protein MCYKEMFDQRLISLEIEGENEEKVFENVAAHLEKLGFVNEGYLNGITARERQFPTGLITQHLNIALPHSDPEYVDKPFVYIARLKDEVTVKQMGDSQKMGVKNLFFLGIKDPKGQVGLLQAFMELFMKEEFVAAFMQEQEEEKIYQMFVQNI; from the coding sequence GTGTGTTACAAAGAGATGTTTGATCAACGGCTAATTTCTCTTGAAATAGAGGGAGAGAATGAGGAAAAAGTTTTCGAGAATGTTGCGGCACATTTAGAGAAATTGGGATTTGTGAATGAAGGGTACTTGAATGGAATTACTGCAAGAGAAAGACAATTTCCTACAGGGCTGATTACTCAGCATCTGAACATTGCGTTGCCGCATTCTGATCCGGAGTATGTAGACAAACCGTTTGTTTACATAGCCAGGTTAAAAGATGAGGTAACTGTTAAACAAATGGGAGACAGCCAGAAAATGGGGGTAAAAAACTTATTTTTCCTTGGTATCAAAGATCCTAAAGGGCAGGTGGGATTACTTCAAGCGTTTATGGAATTATTTATGAAAGAAGAATTTGTTGCAGCATTCATGCAGGAACAAGAAGAAGAGAAAATTTACCAAATGTTTGTACAAAATATTTAA
- a CDS encoding DeoR/GlpR family DNA-binding transcription regulator — protein MLKKERQEKILDLLQMNDYLSIPEISSNLNVSDMTIRRDINELAEQSLLVKIYGGAQKLEKIEQELSTQEKIDTNVSEKKFIGKVMNSIISDNDTIYIGAGTTMLHALPEIKKANLFVITNSLLAFNYLIYNTDYRVLLSGGEFSRTTEEFYGEIAEKSFDNLNIDIAFAATNGVFDNNVTTANPIEGSIQRVAFKHSRKKCVVADSSKFNRSDVYTFYSLSDVDYLVTDDKLSDTTFDYYRSFTEIIKEEQE, from the coding sequence ATGTTAAAAAAGGAACGGCAAGAAAAAATATTGGATTTGTTGCAGATGAATGACTACCTGTCCATTCCGGAAATATCTTCAAATTTAAACGTCTCCGACATGACTATTCGGAGAGATATCAACGAACTCGCAGAACAATCTTTATTAGTAAAAATTTATGGCGGTGCACAAAAATTAGAGAAAATTGAGCAAGAACTTTCTACTCAGGAAAAAATAGACACAAATGTATCAGAGAAAAAATTTATTGGAAAAGTCATGAATAGTATCATTTCAGACAATGACACGATTTATATCGGTGCGGGGACAACGATGCTGCATGCATTGCCCGAAATAAAAAAAGCAAACTTATTTGTGATTACAAATAGTTTGCTGGCATTTAATTATTTGATTTATAACACGGATTATCGCGTGCTATTGTCGGGGGGCGAATTTTCTCGTACGACGGAGGAATTTTATGGTGAAATTGCGGAAAAAAGCTTCGACAATTTAAACATTGATATTGCCTTTGCTGCGACAAATGGAGTCTTTGATAACAATGTAACTACAGCAAATCCCATCGAAGGTTCCATTCAGCGGGTTGCCTTTAAGCACTCTCGAAAAAAATGTGTCGTAGCAGACAGTTCAAAATTTAATCGATCTGATGTTTATACCTTCTATTCGTTATCTGACGTAGATTATTTAGTTACCGATGATAAGCTGTCAGATACGACGTTTGACTACTACCGTTCATTTACAGAAATCATCAAGGAGGAACAAGAATGA
- a CDS encoding 1-phosphofructokinase family hexose kinase, protein MILTITLNPSMDYNYLVSSLILDQVNRVENPHTSIGGKGINAGRVIAQSGESVVLTGILGGPVGKMILDTLNAENRYHLEFLSVEGNSRNAITIMHDGNTHTELVEKGLYLSKENEALFFQHVAHLLKKYKIDTICISGSVNSDDAKFHLHLLDFIRSIVGKSFPILMDISGEQLENVLVQQSVRPTFIKPNTHELEELVGRKIQTPEEIVVLLHEPLFDNIETIMISQGGDGAIVKHESTVYDVRIPKVDIVNTTGCGDSTVGGMAFAISNGYSIEDAIRYAMACGISNSLFETNGTISTEQVNQFFKEIKLVEIEELLLKNS, encoded by the coding sequence ATGATTTTGACAATTACTCTAAATCCGTCCATGGATTACAATTATCTTGTTTCTTCATTGATCTTGGACCAAGTGAACCGTGTAGAAAATCCTCATACTTCTATTGGAGGAAAAGGCATCAATGCTGGCAGAGTCATTGCTCAGTCCGGTGAAAGCGTGGTATTGACAGGTATTCTGGGAGGTCCTGTTGGAAAAATGATTTTAGATACCTTGAATGCTGAAAATCGCTACCACTTAGAATTTCTTTCTGTAGAAGGCAATTCTCGAAATGCGATCACTATCATGCACGATGGGAATACGCACACCGAATTGGTGGAAAAAGGACTTTACCTTTCCAAAGAAAATGAGGCGCTCTTTTTTCAGCACGTTGCTCATCTTTTAAAAAAATACAAGATAGATACGATATGCATTTCCGGCTCAGTTAATTCAGACGATGCGAAATTCCATCTCCATTTATTAGACTTTATTCGTTCGATTGTTGGAAAAAGCTTCCCAATCTTGATGGATATTTCTGGTGAACAGTTGGAAAATGTTTTAGTGCAACAATCCGTTCGTCCGACTTTTATCAAACCAAATACACATGAATTAGAAGAATTAGTAGGCAGAAAAATACAGACACCTGAAGAGATTGTGGTTCTTTTGCATGAGCCTCTTTTCGATAACATCGAAACGATTATGATCTCTCAAGGTGGTGATGGTGCGATCGTTAAGCATGAATCAACAGTTTATGATGTAAGAATTCCAAAAGTCGATATTGTCAATACCACTGGTTGTGGCGATTCTACAGTTGGCGGCATGGCTTTTGCCATCAGCAACGGCTATTCGATTGAGGATGCCATCAGGTATGCGATGGCATGCGGAATTTCTAATTCACTATTTGAAACGAATGGAACCATTAGCACTGAGCAAGTAAATCAGTTCTTCAAAGAAATTAAACTAGTAGAAATCGAAGAATTACTCCTAAAAAATAGCTAA
- a CDS encoding MoaF-related domain-containing protein, translated as MLKVEKQTKKAGGYMKKHKLEDRIATIHFDSGLQFRIDFLPENQLRWTSIREEDAGATAIETIHVEEYPGGIFSIDWVEEDGLCVSYTVDTSNHYVKSFMIFTDETYRGGRRPFVHEGPFQLILENGEPDLAPLQN; from the coding sequence ATGCTTAAAGTAGAAAAGCAAACAAAGAAAGCAGGTGGGTACATGAAAAAACATAAATTAGAAGACAGGATCGCAACAATACATTTCGATTCTGGATTGCAATTTCGAATCGACTTTTTACCAGAAAATCAGTTGCGTTGGACCTCGATTCGCGAAGAAGATGCAGGGGCGACGGCTATCGAAACGATTCACGTTGAAGAATATCCGGGTGGGATTTTTTCAATTGATTGGGTGGAAGAGGACGGGTTATGTGTTTCTTATACTGTGGATACGTCGAATCATTACGTGAAAAGCTTCATGATCTTCACGGATGAGACGTATCGTGGCGGACGAAGACCGTTTGTTCATGAAGGACCTTTTCAGTTGATTTTAGAAAATGGCGAACCCGATCTGGCACCGCTGCAAAACTAA
- a CDS encoding APC family permease, which produces MDFLFYCSRRYVLPFHGLICAELGSTYPDQGGIYVWIKRAYGDRWAARTTWWYWINVAGFIPSTLVVMGSILQMLFFPNLSVWGMVVFCIVCTWFIVAFNCIDLQDAKWLTMLSTICKLIACLALIVGAVMTLTSKGSQTEFSLKAIIPSFDLSFFSLVPVYVYALTGYDLISCSAGEMENPSKNVPKAVFSSGICTIILYIIAAVAMLIILPVDQIDPDSGLFTAFGEVFGTQVMVGVAIISFIAFLGYIFSWALGGNKAALEAGLEGELPKIFAKTNKVHAPIGSAILLGLSSTGLLVFYGLIASSNANLFWTLLSFTSIIFFLPYIILSFAFITLRKKDPTIERPFRIPGGDGVGKLVAGVQFVFFAFSTIFFFLPPEGENPVSYVLFLVVGVGLAVAVGEWLIDKSIKERSLREAELSE; this is translated from the coding sequence ATTGATTTTCTGTTTTATTGTTCTCGGCGTTACGTTCTTCCTTTCCATGGTCTGATCTGCGCAGAGCTTGGCTCCACGTATCCGGATCAAGGCGGGATCTATGTTTGGATCAAGCGTGCCTACGGGGATCGATGGGCGGCGCGGACGACGTGGTGGTACTGGATCAATGTGGCGGGTTTTATCCCGTCGACCTTAGTAGTCATGGGTTCGATCCTGCAAATGCTGTTCTTCCCGAATTTGTCTGTGTGGGGCATGGTCGTTTTCTGTATCGTGTGTACATGGTTTATCGTAGCCTTCAACTGTATCGATTTGCAAGATGCCAAGTGGTTAACGATGCTTAGCACGATCTGCAAATTGATCGCTTGTCTTGCGTTGATCGTTGGTGCCGTCATGACGCTCACTTCGAAAGGATCGCAAACAGAGTTTTCACTGAAAGCCATCATTCCCAGCTTTGATTTGAGCTTCTTTTCGTTGGTTCCGGTGTACGTATATGCGTTGACGGGGTACGACTTGATTAGCTGCTCTGCCGGCGAAATGGAAAATCCCAGCAAGAATGTACCCAAAGCGGTATTTTCTAGCGGTATCTGTACGATCATTCTATATATCATCGCAGCTGTCGCGATGTTGATCATTTTGCCCGTCGATCAAATTGATCCAGACTCCGGGTTGTTCACGGCCTTTGGGGAAGTGTTCGGTACCCAAGTGATGGTCGGAGTAGCGATCATTTCTTTCATCGCATTCCTAGGCTATATTTTCAGTTGGGCATTAGGTGGAAATAAAGCAGCGTTGGAGGCAGGACTCGAAGGAGAGCTGCCAAAAATCTTTGCGAAAACCAATAAGGTACACGCGCCCATCGGTTCAGCGATCCTGCTGGGGCTGTCTTCGACTGGGTTGCTTGTCTTTTACGGCCTGATCGCCTCCAGCAATGCCAACTTATTCTGGACCTTGCTTTCCTTTACTTCGATCATTTTCTTCCTGCCCTATATCATATTGTCTTTTGCGTTTATTACGCTGCGGAAAAAAGATCCGACAATCGAACGTCCCTTCCGAATTCCTGGCGGCGATGGGGTAGGGAAATTAGTCGCAGGCGTGCAATTTGTCTTCTTTGCCTTTAGCACGATCTTCTTCTTTTTACCGCCAGAAGGAGAAAATCCTGTTTCCTATGTCTTGTTCTTAGTAGTGGGGGTAGGCTTAGCGGTTGCCGTCGGAGAATGGCTGATCGATAAATCTATCAAAGAACGCTCCTTGAGAGAAGCAGAACTAAGTGAATAA